One part of the Rhodococcus oxybenzonivorans genome encodes these proteins:
- the rpmA gene encoding 50S ribosomal protein L27 produces the protein MAHKKGASSSRNGRDSNAQRLGVKRFGGQSVSAGEILVRQRGTHFHPGVNVGRGGDDTLFALSAGAVEFGTKRGRKTVNIVPAAAEA, from the coding sequence ATGGCACATAAGAAGGGTGCATCCAGCTCCCGTAACGGGCGCGATTCAAATGCACAGCGACTCGGCGTGAAGCGCTTCGGCGGTCAGTCCGTCAGCGCCGGCGAGATCCTGGTGCGTCAGCGCGGAACCCACTTCCACCCCGGCGTCAACGTCGGACGTGGCGGCGACGACACGCTCTTCGCTCTCTCCGCCGGTGCCGTCGAGTTCGGCACCAAGCGTGGACGCAAGACCGTGAACATCGTTCCGGCGGCGGCAGAGGCCTAG
- the obgE gene encoding GTPase ObgE: MSRFIDRVVLHVSAGKGGNGCASVHREKFKPLGGPDGGNGGRGGDVVLEVDGNVHTLLDFHFHPHAKATNGKQGMGSNRDGAQGEDLVLKVPDGTVVLDENGKVLADLIGIGTRFEAAQGGRGGLGNAALSSKARKAPGFALLGEDGVERELVLELKSVADVGLVGFPSAGKSSLVSVLSAAKPKIADYPFTTLVPNLGVVSSGDTTFTVADVPGLIPGASEGRGLGLDFLRHLERCAVLAHVVDCATLDPGRDPISDIDALEAELAAYKPALSSDASLGDLADRPRIVVLNKADIPEAAELAEMVTPDLEARGWPVFTISAVSREGLRPLIFALAKLVEEYRTAHPPEVPKRPVIRPIANKDNSFSVIADPEVPGGFIVRGTRPERWVRQTQFDNDEAVGYLADRLARLGVEDALVKQGAEPGASVTIGDVSFDWEPQTPAGVDLTRTGRGTDPRLDQVERIGASERKHAHRIRRGLEGLDPEEQ, from the coding sequence ATGTCCCGATTCATCGACCGCGTCGTGCTGCACGTCAGCGCCGGCAAAGGCGGCAACGGCTGCGCCTCCGTACACCGGGAGAAGTTCAAGCCGCTCGGCGGCCCGGACGGCGGTAACGGCGGGCGTGGCGGTGACGTGGTGCTCGAGGTGGACGGCAATGTCCACACCCTCCTCGACTTCCACTTCCATCCCCATGCGAAGGCCACCAACGGCAAGCAGGGGATGGGAAGTAACCGGGACGGCGCCCAAGGTGAAGACCTCGTCCTGAAGGTCCCCGACGGCACCGTCGTCCTCGACGAGAACGGCAAGGTTCTCGCCGACCTCATCGGTATCGGCACCCGGTTCGAGGCCGCCCAGGGTGGGCGTGGTGGGCTAGGAAACGCCGCGCTGTCTTCCAAGGCACGCAAGGCGCCCGGCTTTGCCCTCCTCGGTGAGGACGGCGTCGAACGCGAGCTCGTCCTCGAACTCAAGTCTGTCGCCGACGTCGGGCTCGTAGGCTTTCCCTCGGCCGGCAAGTCCTCCCTCGTGTCCGTGCTCTCGGCGGCAAAGCCCAAGATCGCCGACTACCCGTTCACCACTCTCGTCCCCAACCTCGGTGTCGTGTCCAGCGGTGACACCACCTTCACAGTCGCCGACGTGCCCGGGTTGATCCCCGGGGCGAGCGAGGGCCGTGGCCTGGGGCTGGACTTTCTGCGTCACCTCGAGCGCTGTGCTGTGCTGGCGCATGTCGTCGACTGTGCGACCCTCGACCCCGGTCGTGACCCGATCTCCGACATCGACGCCCTCGAAGCTGAGCTCGCGGCCTACAAACCCGCGCTGTCCAGCGACGCCAGCCTCGGTGACCTCGCCGATCGTCCTCGCATCGTGGTCCTCAACAAGGCCGACATTCCGGAAGCTGCGGAGCTGGCCGAGATGGTCACCCCCGACCTCGAGGCCCGCGGTTGGCCGGTGTTCACGATCTCCGCGGTGAGCCGCGAAGGATTGCGTCCGCTGATCTTCGCGTTGGCGAAACTTGTCGAGGAGTACCGCACGGCGCATCCGCCGGAAGTCCCCAAGCGGCCCGTGATTCGCCCGATTGCCAACAAGGACAACAGCTTCAGCGTTATAGCCGACCCGGAGGTGCCCGGCGGCTTCATCGTCCGGGGAACACGTCCCGAGCGCTGGGTGCGGCAAACCCAGTTCGACAACGACGAGGCTGTGGGTTACCTGGCCGACCGTCTCGCTCGACTCGGAGTGGAGGACGCCCTCGTCAAGCAGGGAGCCGAACCCGGCGCGTCCGTCACGATCGGTGACGTGAGTTTCGACTGGGAACCTCAGACGCCCGCAGGTGTCGATCTCACTCGCACCGGCCGCGGTACCGACCCACGTCTCGATCAGGTGGAACGTATCGGCGCGTCGGAGCGCAAGCACGCACACAGGATCCGTCGCGGTCTCGAAGGCCTCGACCCCGAAGAGCAGTGA
- the proB gene encoding glutamate 5-kinase: MSATRRTIASADSIVVKIGSSALTSLVGGLDVGRLDALADAIEARMRAGSDVIVVSSGAVGAGLAPLGLTRRPRDLATKQAAASVGQLALAHAWGTSFSRYGRTVGQVLLTADDIARRAQHRNAQRTLDRLRALHAVAIVNENDTVATAELRFGDNDRLAALVAHLVGADALILLSDVDGLYDGDPRKGNATLIPEVNSPEDLDGVVAGSGGALGTGGMASKLSAARLASDAGVPVLLAAASEAGTALQDAAVGTAFAARPTRLSARKFWVRHAADEQGILHIDEGAVRAVVTKRRSLLPAGITAVSGRFYGGDVVSLLGPEERPVARGVVAYDSTEINDILGKSTTELPPEMQRPVVHADDLVPL, translated from the coding sequence GTGAGCGCCACCCGGCGCACGATTGCGTCGGCCGACAGCATTGTCGTGAAGATCGGATCGTCGGCGCTGACCAGTCTGGTCGGCGGACTCGACGTGGGTCGTCTCGATGCGCTGGCCGACGCAATCGAGGCACGGATGCGTGCCGGTTCCGACGTGATCGTGGTGTCGTCCGGTGCCGTCGGCGCCGGTCTGGCGCCACTGGGGCTCACGCGGCGACCGCGCGACCTGGCCACCAAGCAGGCCGCCGCAAGTGTCGGGCAGCTGGCCCTGGCCCACGCCTGGGGAACGTCCTTCTCCCGGTACGGCCGAACCGTGGGGCAGGTGCTGCTCACCGCCGACGACATCGCACGCCGTGCGCAGCATCGCAATGCCCAGCGGACCCTGGACCGTCTGCGGGCGCTGCATGCCGTGGCGATCGTCAATGAGAACGACACCGTCGCCACCGCCGAACTCCGGTTCGGTGACAACGACCGCCTCGCTGCACTCGTGGCGCACCTGGTCGGTGCCGACGCCCTCATCCTGTTGTCGGACGTCGACGGTCTCTACGACGGCGATCCACGCAAGGGGAACGCCACCCTGATCCCGGAAGTGAACAGCCCCGAGGACCTCGACGGAGTGGTCGCCGGTTCGGGTGGTGCCCTCGGGACGGGCGGCATGGCGTCCAAACTGTCCGCGGCCCGTCTCGCCTCGGATGCCGGTGTGCCGGTGTTGCTCGCGGCAGCCTCGGAGGCGGGTACGGCGCTGCAGGACGCGGCCGTGGGAACAGCTTTCGCGGCCCGGCCCACCCGGCTGTCCGCACGCAAGTTCTGGGTGCGGCATGCCGCGGACGAACAGGGAATCCTCCACATCGACGAGGGCGCGGTTCGTGCCGTCGTCACCAAGCGGCGGTCGCTGCTGCCCGCCGGGATCACTGCCGTTTCGGGCCGGTTCTACGGCGGCGACGTGGTTTCCCTGCTCGGCCCCGAGGAGCGTCCCGTAGCGCGGGGCGTGGTGGCCTACGACTCCACCGAGATCAACGACATCCTGGGGAAGTCGACAACCGAATTGCCGCCGGAGATGCAGCGACCTGTGGTGCACGCCGACGACCTCGTTCCGCTCTGA
- a CDS encoding NAD-dependent protein deacetylase, whose product MFDRLLDVLSGRRLCVVTGAGISTDSGIPDYRGPDSPPRNPMTFQQFTGDPDFRRHYWARNHLGWRHMDAARPNAGHRALAGLERAGAVHAVITQNVDLLHTKAGSRRVIDLHGTYAQVRCLSCGALISRATLAESLERANPGFAETVAAAEGVEIAPDADAVVTSTEHFRMVDCEACGGLLKPDIVYFGESVPKPRVEAAYAVVDEAEALLVAGSSLTVMSGLRFVRHAAKRSIPIVIVNRGSTRGDEFATLTLDAGCSDALRALLDASTAMSA is encoded by the coding sequence GTGTTCGACCGACTGCTCGACGTACTCAGCGGCCGGCGCCTGTGTGTGGTCACCGGCGCCGGCATTTCCACGGATTCCGGAATCCCCGACTACCGGGGTCCCGACTCTCCCCCGCGCAACCCGATGACCTTCCAGCAATTCACCGGCGACCCCGACTTCCGTCGTCACTACTGGGCCCGGAATCATCTCGGCTGGCGGCACATGGACGCCGCCCGGCCCAACGCCGGTCATCGGGCCCTGGCCGGTCTCGAACGCGCCGGCGCCGTGCACGCGGTGATCACGCAGAACGTGGATCTGCTCCACACCAAGGCAGGCAGTCGCCGGGTCATCGATCTACATGGCACGTACGCACAGGTGCGTTGTCTGTCGTGCGGTGCACTGATCTCGCGGGCAACACTGGCCGAGAGTCTCGAGCGAGCCAACCCCGGGTTCGCCGAGACCGTGGCCGCCGCGGAGGGAGTCGAGATCGCACCGGATGCGGACGCCGTCGTCACCAGCACGGAGCATTTCCGGATGGTCGACTGTGAGGCCTGCGGCGGGCTCCTGAAACCGGACATCGTGTACTTCGGCGAGTCGGTCCCCAAGCCGAGGGTCGAGGCTGCCTACGCCGTGGTCGACGAAGCGGAAGCGCTGCTGGTGGCCGGTTCGTCGCTCACCGTCATGTCGGGACTACGGTTCGTCCGGCACGCCGCCAAGCGCTCGATACCGATCGTGATCGTCAACCGCGGGTCGACGAGAGGTGACGAGTTCGCCACCCTCACACTCGATGCGGGTTGCTCGGACGCGCTGCGGGCGCTGCTCGACGCATCCACCGCGATGTCAGCGTGA
- a CDS encoding D-isomer specific 2-hydroxyacid dehydrogenase family protein, whose product MADDVAVPAVAIGPAPDPLLEDAVRRGGARLSPFESADALVWTAGPIGFPDPLPDNIRWVQLDSAGVEQWFDAKLITPDTQIMWTSAAGAFAATVAEHALTLLLAGVRALPEHMAARTWRQHDFYSKVGTLRGAMVAMVGAGGIGRALIPMLASLGADVIAVNRSGSPVPGAIETLPTTRLNEVWPRADHFVIGAPATSATHHLVSGAELAQMKSTSWVINVARGSLIDTDALVQALRNGSIGGAGLDVTDPEPLPDGHPLWELPNVIITPHDSNPPSVRPPAFADHVALNVTRFVAGERLTALIDPVVGY is encoded by the coding sequence ATGGCCGACGACGTTGCTGTTCCAGCTGTTGCCATCGGACCCGCCCCGGACCCGCTCCTCGAGGACGCGGTGCGCCGGGGCGGCGCCCGTCTATCGCCCTTCGAGTCCGCCGATGCGTTGGTGTGGACCGCGGGCCCGATCGGGTTTCCCGACCCGCTCCCGGACAATATTCGGTGGGTGCAGCTCGATTCCGCCGGAGTCGAGCAGTGGTTCGATGCGAAACTCATCACACCCGATACCCAGATCATGTGGACGTCGGCCGCGGGTGCGTTCGCGGCCACCGTCGCCGAACATGCCCTGACGCTCCTCCTGGCCGGAGTGAGGGCACTGCCGGAACACATGGCGGCCCGAACGTGGCGTCAGCACGATTTCTACTCCAAGGTCGGCACCCTGCGCGGTGCGATGGTCGCCATGGTGGGCGCAGGCGGAATCGGCCGGGCACTCATTCCCATGCTGGCCTCGCTAGGAGCCGACGTGATCGCCGTGAATCGCTCGGGCAGCCCCGTTCCGGGTGCCATCGAAACGCTTCCGACCACCAGGTTGAACGAGGTGTGGCCGCGGGCCGACCATTTCGTCATCGGGGCGCCCGCCACGTCCGCGACACATCACCTGGTGAGCGGCGCCGAACTGGCTCAGATGAAGTCGACGTCGTGGGTGATCAACGTGGCCCGCGGGTCGCTCATCGACACCGATGCCCTCGTGCAGGCATTGCGGAACGGCAGCATCGGCGGCGCCGGACTCGATGTCACGGATCCGGAGCCGCTTCCCGACGGTCACCCGCTCTGGGAACTGCCCAATGTGATCATCACCCCCCACGATTCCAACCCGCCGTCCGTGCGTCCGCCCGCTTTCGCCGATCATGTGGCGTTGAACGTCACCCGTTTCGTCGCCGGTGAGCGGCTCACCGCCCTGATCGATCCGGTCGTCGGTTACTGA
- a CDS encoding ectoine synthase: protein MIVRTTAEITDTERDITSEDGNWRSKRIVLGGDKVGFSFHETTIKAGTVNEFHYANHVEAVWLVEGTGKLVDLDNDKVYDLGPGSMYLLNGHERHRVEPETEMRMLCVFNPPVTGREVHDENGVYPLIEVPA from the coding sequence ATGATCGTTCGCACCACCGCAGAAATCACCGACACCGAGCGCGACATCACCAGCGAGGACGGCAATTGGCGCAGCAAGCGCATCGTCCTCGGCGGTGACAAGGTGGGCTTCTCCTTCCACGAAACCACGATCAAGGCGGGAACTGTCAACGAGTTCCACTACGCCAACCATGTCGAGGCCGTGTGGCTGGTCGAGGGCACGGGCAAATTGGTCGACCTCGACAACGACAAGGTTTACGACCTCGGCCCCGGATCGATGTACCTGCTGAACGGGCACGAACGGCACCGCGTCGAGCCGGAGACCGAAATGCGCATGCTCTGCGTGTTCAACCCGCCCGTGACGGGACGTGAGGTGCACGACGAGAATGGTGTCTACCCGTTGATCGAGGTTCCCGCGTAG
- the ectB gene encoding diaminobutyrate--2-oxoglutarate transaminase → MTDTSTTNAHTDIFESLESEVRSYSRGWPTVFETASGSWIRDENGKDYLDFFAGAGSLNYGHNNPVLKSALVDYIVGDGITHGLDMSTVAKRELLETFEDKILKPRGLDYKVQFPGPTGTNTVEAALKLARKVTGRSSIINFTNAFHGMTLGALSVTGNSMKRAGAGIPLVHATPMPFDNYFDGVTEDFHWFSRVLDDSGSGLNRPAAVIVETVQGEGGVNVARAEWLRALAELCAERDILLIVDDVQMGCGRTGPFFSFEIAGITPDIVCLSKSISGYGLPMALTLFKRELDVWGPGEHNGTFRGNNPAFVTSKVALDQYWSDDALHQSTLAKGEKIHQAFTALSNQFEGKVFTRGRGLVQGLVFDEPENAGKVCKLAFDEGLLAETSGPSDEVVKLLPALTITDEELDHGLGILAEATGKVCS, encoded by the coding sequence ATGACTGACACCAGTACGACTAACGCTCATACCGATATCTTCGAGAGCCTCGAATCCGAGGTTCGCAGTTACAGCCGCGGGTGGCCGACCGTTTTCGAAACGGCGTCCGGATCGTGGATTCGCGACGAGAACGGCAAGGACTACCTCGACTTCTTCGCCGGCGCCGGCTCGCTCAACTACGGGCACAACAACCCGGTGCTCAAATCGGCACTCGTCGACTACATCGTCGGTGACGGAATCACTCACGGTCTCGACATGTCGACCGTCGCGAAACGCGAACTGCTCGAGACCTTCGAGGACAAGATCCTGAAGCCGCGGGGCCTCGACTACAAAGTCCAGTTCCCCGGGCCCACCGGCACCAATACCGTCGAGGCCGCGCTGAAGCTTGCCCGTAAGGTCACGGGCCGTTCGTCGATCATCAACTTCACCAACGCGTTCCACGGCATGACGCTCGGCGCGCTCTCGGTCACCGGTAACTCGATGAAACGTGCCGGGGCCGGCATCCCGCTGGTGCACGCCACTCCGATGCCGTTCGACAACTACTTCGACGGGGTCACCGAGGACTTCCACTGGTTCTCCCGGGTCCTCGACGACTCGGGCAGTGGCCTGAACCGTCCGGCCGCCGTGATCGTCGAAACCGTTCAGGGCGAAGGTGGCGTCAACGTTGCTCGGGCCGAGTGGCTCCGCGCCTTGGCGGAGCTGTGCGCCGAGCGTGACATCCTGCTGATCGTCGACGACGTTCAGATGGGTTGCGGACGCACCGGCCCGTTCTTCTCCTTCGAGATCGCCGGGATCACCCCCGACATCGTCTGCCTGTCGAAGTCGATCAGCGGTTACGGGCTCCCCATGGCGCTCACGCTGTTCAAACGCGAACTCGACGTGTGGGGTCCGGGCGAGCACAACGGCACGTTCCGTGGCAACAATCCCGCATTCGTCACCTCCAAAGTGGCCTTGGACCAGTACTGGTCCGACGACGCCCTGCATCAGTCGACGCTGGCCAAGGGCGAGAAGATTCATCAGGCGTTCACCGCACTGTCCAACCAGTTCGAGGGCAAGGTCTTCACCCGCGGTCGAGGCCTCGTTCAGGGTCTCGTCTTCGACGAGCCCGAAAATGCGGGCAAGGTCTGCAAACTCGCCTTCGACGAGGGACTGCTCGCCGAAACCTCCGGACCTTCCGACGAGGTGGTCAAGCTGCTACCGGCGCTCACCATCACCGACGAGGAACTCGACCACGGACTCGGCATTCTCGCCGAGGCGACCGGCAAGGTTTGCAGCTAG
- the ectA gene encoding diaminobutyrate acetyltransferase has translation MTPVQKSAIPTTAPDAVLFRSPQISDGVRLWEIARNTEVLDLNSSYAYLLWCRDFSRTSIVAVVDERAVGFVSGYIRPESPATLFVWQVAVDADQRGKGIAGRMLGALLDRLAPEGITHLETTISPDNEASIALFTALARRRDTAITKQTLFSPNDFPDGHEAEDLYTIG, from the coding sequence ATGACGCCTGTTCAGAAGAGTGCCATCCCGACCACCGCGCCGGACGCGGTGTTGTTTCGAAGTCCACAGATCTCTGATGGAGTCCGGCTCTGGGAGATCGCCAGGAACACGGAAGTGCTCGACCTCAACTCGAGTTATGCCTACCTGTTGTGGTGCAGAGATTTCAGCCGCACGTCGATCGTCGCAGTGGTCGACGAACGAGCAGTGGGATTCGTTTCGGGCTACATCCGCCCCGAATCCCCGGCGACACTGTTTGTCTGGCAGGTCGCCGTAGACGCAGACCAGCGTGGCAAGGGAATTGCCGGACGCATGCTGGGCGCCTTGCTCGATCGTCTTGCGCCTGAAGGGATCACCCATCTCGAGACGACGATCAGCCCCGACAACGAGGCATCGATCGCGCTGTTCACCGCATTGGCGCGTCGCCGAGATACGGCGATCACCAAGCAGACGTTATTCTCGCCCAACGATTTTCCCGATGGACACGAAGCCGAAGATCTGTACACGATCGGCTAA
- a CDS encoding RecQ family ATP-dependent DNA helicase yields MTTATTPALRDEAERLLRELAGPEAQLRDDQWTAIEALVVGRRRALVVQRTGWGKSAVYFIAAKLLRADGHGPTVIVSPLLALMRNQVASAERAGVRAATINSGNVTEWDEIHARVAAQELDVLLVSPERLNNPDFRDQVLPSLAADAGLVVVDEAHCVSDWGHDFRPDYRRIRTLIGELGQGIPVLATTATANDRVVTDVSTQLGVGGGETLVLRGGLERESLHLSVVQIPEATARAAWLAQKLDSLPGSGIIYALTVSAARDLASLLTEQGHTVAAYTGQTDAGEREGLEQDLLDNRVKALVATSALGMGFDKPDLGFVVHLGAPSSPISYYQQVGRAGRSTDRAEVILLPGSEDRQIWSYFASVAFPREHMVRRVIEVLDPDRPQSTQALEPLVELGRTRLEMVLKVLDVDGAVRRVRGGWVGTGQPWTYDAERYERLERARESEQQAMLDYQRITTCRMAFLREQLDDPGLVAGASDCGRCDNCTGEHYDTAVDADAVAQTRSRLERPGIDLAPRKQWPSGLRKLGVALSGKITDGPEPGRVLGRLSDLGWGQRLRTLMDGPDGPAPENVLQACIAVLASWDWTQRPTAVMAVESTTHPLLAASLAERLAQIGRLEHLGVLRQRPGHPPVSAANSAYRVAGLADAWETPQLPGSTGPVLLVDTLTDTGWTLTMAARTLRAAGATSVLPFALAAVK; encoded by the coding sequence ATGACCACCGCCACCACGCCCGCACTCCGCGACGAGGCCGAACGCCTGCTCCGAGAGCTGGCAGGACCCGAAGCGCAGCTGCGGGACGACCAGTGGACTGCCATCGAGGCGCTCGTCGTGGGGCGGCGACGCGCGCTCGTCGTCCAACGGACCGGGTGGGGTAAATCAGCTGTCTACTTCATCGCGGCCAAGCTGTTGCGGGCCGACGGGCACGGGCCGACCGTCATCGTGTCGCCGCTTCTGGCCCTCATGCGGAATCAGGTGGCGTCGGCAGAACGGGCGGGAGTCCGGGCCGCCACGATCAACTCGGGCAACGTCACGGAGTGGGACGAAATTCACGCCCGTGTCGCGGCACAAGAGCTGGATGTCTTGTTGGTCAGCCCGGAACGCCTGAACAACCCCGACTTCCGCGACCAGGTTCTTCCTTCCCTCGCCGCCGACGCCGGCCTGGTCGTCGTCGACGAAGCCCATTGCGTCTCGGACTGGGGCCACGACTTCCGCCCGGACTATCGGCGCATCCGCACGCTGATCGGCGAGCTCGGGCAGGGTATTCCCGTGCTTGCGACCACGGCCACCGCAAACGACCGCGTGGTCACCGATGTCTCGACCCAGCTCGGGGTGGGCGGCGGCGAAACGCTGGTGTTGCGCGGCGGGCTCGAACGCGAATCGCTGCATCTGTCGGTGGTGCAGATTCCTGAGGCCACGGCCCGCGCCGCGTGGCTCGCCCAGAAGCTCGACAGCCTGCCCGGGTCGGGGATCATCTATGCGTTGACGGTGTCGGCGGCACGAGATCTGGCGAGCTTGCTCACCGAGCAGGGGCACACCGTCGCCGCCTATACGGGACAAACGGATGCCGGCGAACGGGAAGGCCTCGAGCAGGATCTACTCGACAACCGCGTGAAAGCCCTGGTGGCTACGTCGGCGCTCGGCATGGGCTTCGACAAGCCTGACCTCGGATTCGTGGTGCACCTCGGTGCGCCGTCGTCCCCGATCTCGTACTATCAGCAGGTGGGCCGTGCGGGGCGTTCCACGGATCGCGCTGAAGTGATCTTGCTCCCCGGCTCGGAAGACCGGCAGATCTGGAGCTATTTCGCATCGGTGGCGTTTCCCCGTGAGCACATGGTGCGGCGGGTCATCGAGGTTCTCGACCCCGACCGGCCGCAGTCCACACAGGCCCTGGAGCCGCTGGTGGAACTGGGGCGGACGCGGCTCGAGATGGTGTTGAAGGTTCTCGATGTCGACGGTGCGGTTCGCCGGGTCCGTGGGGGCTGGGTGGGAACCGGGCAGCCATGGACCTACGACGCCGAACGCTACGAACGTCTCGAACGGGCCCGTGAGTCCGAGCAGCAGGCCATGCTCGACTATCAACGCATCACCACGTGCCGGATGGCGTTTCTGAGGGAGCAGCTCGACGACCCGGGACTGGTAGCGGGGGCGTCCGACTGCGGTCGGTGCGACAACTGCACAGGCGAGCACTACGACACCGCTGTGGATGCAGACGCCGTGGCTCAGACCCGATCGCGGCTGGAGAGGCCGGGCATCGACCTCGCGCCTCGGAAACAGTGGCCTTCGGGGCTCAGAAAGCTCGGTGTCGCGCTGTCGGGGAAAATTACGGACGGTCCGGAACCGGGTCGTGTCCTCGGCCGATTGTCCGACCTCGGCTGGGGACAACGACTGCGCACTCTGATGGACGGACCGGACGGTCCGGCACCGGAGAACGTCTTGCAGGCCTGCATCGCCGTGCTGGCATCGTGGGACTGGACGCAGCGGCCCACCGCCGTCATGGCCGTCGAATCGACCACCCATCCCCTTCTCGCGGCCTCCTTGGCGGAGCGGCTCGCCCAGATCGGACGGCTCGAGCACCTGGGAGTCCTGAGGCAACGACCCGGCCATCCGCCGGTCTCTGCGGCCAACTCCGCCTACCGGGTGGCCGGTCTGGCAGACGCGTGGGAAACCCCTCAACTTCCGGGTTCCACGGGGCCTGTTCTGCTCGTCGACACCCTCACCGATACCGGCTGGACCCTGACGATGGCTGCCCGCACGCTGCGGGCGGCGGGCGCCACCTCGGTGCTGCCTTTCGCCCTGGCAGCCGTGAAGTGA
- a CDS encoding ribokinase gives MSAPRIAVVGSVNMDLLTATERLPAPGESILGSAFAATPGGKGANQAIAAARAGGRVTFIGAVGSDTFALELRQTLVEAEVDTTHLREVDGPSGIATITVDAAGQNSIVVVPGANSTLTALEPADLEAIAAADVLLCQLEIPVATVLAAVAHAAEHDTVVMLNPSPAQPLPRELVALVDVLVVNETEAAQLGPDVISAVPHLVTTLGGSGAEYTNPGGAAVHADAPSVEVVDTTGAGDAFAGALAVSWMRGPETALPFATAAGALATTRRGASTSSPTHTAIETALHR, from the coding sequence ATGTCCGCTCCCAGGATCGCCGTGGTCGGCAGCGTCAACATGGATCTGCTGACGGCGACCGAACGATTACCCGCCCCCGGCGAGAGCATCCTTGGCAGCGCCTTTGCCGCCACCCCCGGCGGCAAAGGCGCGAACCAGGCCATCGCCGCGGCGCGGGCAGGGGGACGGGTCACGTTCATCGGCGCCGTCGGATCCGATACGTTCGCCCTCGAACTGCGCCAAACCCTCGTCGAGGCCGAGGTCGACACCACCCACCTGCGCGAGGTCGACGGGCCGAGTGGAATCGCGACCATCACCGTCGACGCCGCCGGACAGAACAGCATCGTGGTGGTCCCGGGCGCCAACAGCACTCTGACTGCTCTCGAACCGGCAGATCTCGAGGCCATCGCTGCCGCCGACGTGCTCCTCTGCCAACTCGAGATACCGGTCGCGACCGTGCTCGCCGCAGTCGCGCACGCCGCCGAACACGACACGGTGGTGATGCTCAATCCCTCACCTGCTCAGCCGCTTCCCCGAGAACTCGTAGCACTCGTCGATGTGCTGGTGGTCAACGAGACAGAAGCCGCGCAACTCGGGCCCGACGTGATTTCCGCCGTCCCCCATCTGGTGACCACGCTCGGCGGATCCGGCGCCGAGTACACGAACCCGGGCGGCGCCGCCGTACATGCCGACGCCCCCTCGGTCGAGGTAGTCGACACGACGGGTGCCGGTGACGCGTTCGCAGGCGCTCTGGCGGTGTCGTGGATGCGCGGCCCCGAGACCGCACTGCCGTTCGCGACCGCGGCAGGCGCACTCGCGACCACCCGGCGTGGAGCCTCGACATCCTCCCCCACCCACACCGCCATCGAGACCGCTCTGCACCGCTGA